The Drosophila teissieri strain GT53w chromosome X, Prin_Dtei_1.1, whole genome shotgun sequence genome has a segment encoding these proteins:
- the LOC122624384 gene encoding uncharacterized protein LOC122624384 encodes MSLTGTQDYDRKYLLSMPGLCKLACLLCSFVGMLCIICGPVRVSNFRGSFYLAVVTIGFMATGCLLLARYLRLWQRQFCRCDPTLWSLAVHSSLALAYFAASGLVLSLDIGAYTAAAFFGLTAFCINGLEAYGNYRRSRQREVATQTI; translated from the exons ATGTCGCTCACGGGCACCCAGGACTACGATCGCAAGTACCTGCTCAGCATGCCGGGCCTGTGCAAGCTGGCCTGTTTG CTGTGCAGCTTTGTGGGAATGCTGTGCATCATCTGTGGACCGGTGCGCGTGAGCAATTTCCGCGGCAGCTTCTACCTGGCGGTGGTCACCATCGGCTTCATGGCCACCGGCTGCCTGCTCCTGGCCAGATACCTGCGGCTGTGGCAGCGCCAGTTCTGCCGCTGCGATCCCACGCTCTGGTCCCTGGCGGTGCACTCCTCCCTGGCCCTCGCCTACTTCGCGGCCTCCGGACTCGTGCTCTCCCTGGACATTGGCGCCTAcacggcggcggcg TTCTTCGGCCTGACAGCATTCTGCATCAACGGACTGGAGGCCTATGGCAACTATAGGCGCAGTCGCCAGCGGGAGGTGGCCACCCAGACGATATAG
- the LOC122624931 gene encoding uncharacterized protein LOC122624931, whose translation MSKFSICLLLVVLAIAATHADGDRRPCAGRCGIVGPAGKSVCIRNKATNVCTRLPACRLREKNCRRRDNGLEPIRETCITRCRNIPGTSGVGQCATRLRPRPQSDGKRIRECQRRVCLDDKLAGCWRDQQGACILQTRCEAQRRNCVRNPLNQWVRASEWSCQGNVVGGGIRRCRTRPIIIKD comes from the coding sequence ATGAGCAAGTTCAGCATctgcctcctcctcgtcgtcctggCCATCGCCGCCACTCACGCCGATGGCGATCGTCGTCCATGTGCGGGTCGCTGTGGAATCGTGGGCCCCGCCGGCAAGAGCGTGTGCATCCGCAACAAGGCCACCAATGTGTGCACCCGCCTGCCGGCCTGTCGTCTGCGGGAGAAGAACTGCCGCCGCCGGGACAATGGACTGGAGCCCATCCGTGAGACGTGCATCACCCGCTGCCGCAACATTCCCGGCACCAGCGGCGTCGGCCAGTGCGCCACCCGGCTGCGTCCACGTCCCCAGTCGGATGGCAAGCGCATCAGGGAGTGCCAGAGGAGGGTGTGCCTGGACGACAAGCTGGCCGGCTGCTGGAGGGACCAGCAGGGCGCCTGCATCCTGCAGACCCGCTGCGAGGCCCAGCGGAGGAACTGCGTCCGCAACCCGCTCAACCAGTGGGTGAGGGCCAGCGAGTGGAGCTGCCAGGGCAACGTTGTGGGCGGTGGCATCCGTCGCTGCCGCACCAGGCCCATCATCATCAAGGACTAA
- the LOC122624047 gene encoding uncharacterized protein LOC122624047, with translation MHHHQLTLMFGMALLWAVASGTTQPPSSRRPPLTTTTSTTTSTTTRTTPRRCPLVPPVCSKASPRVCGRTPRGECQRFENICQLIRANGLRQVEGVRHTRDIDCRNVKGVGAANRRPCYNPCPARPVVCPRSPPSQHVCVRSRNGRQCKVLANSCQLRNQNCHSQPRNNWLRTDRRRCGQLQLGDKPQDCIRLPVRPRTTTRRTSTTRRRTTSSSSTTATTTASAA, from the exons ATGCACCATCACCAACTGACTTTGATGTTCG GCATGGCCCTCCTGTGGGCAGTGGCCAGCGGCACCACCCAGCCGCCGAGCAGCAGGCGTCCGCCgctcaccaccaccaccagcaccaccaccagcaccaccacccgcaccacccCCCGCAGGTGCCCGCTCGTGCCGCCGGTCTGCTCCAAGGCTAGTCCGCGTGTCTGCGGCCGCACTCCGCGTGGCGAGTGCCAGCGCTTCGAGAACATCTGCCAGCTGATACGGGCCAATGGGCTGCGGCAGGTGGAGGGCGTGCGGCACACACGCGACATCGATTGCCGCAACGTGAAGGGCGTCGGGGCGGCCAATCGGCGACCCTGCTACAACCCCTGCCCCGCACGCCCCGTCGTCTGCCCGAGGTCGCCGCCCAGCCAGCACGTCTGCGTGCGGAGCAGGAACGGCCGGCAGTGCAAGGTGCTGGCCAACAGCTGCCAGCTGCGCAACCAGAACTGCCACAGCCAGCCCAGGAACA ACTGGCTGCGCACCGACAGGCGGCGCTGtgggcagctgcagctgggcgATAAGCCGCAGGATTGCATCCGGCTGCCAGTCCGGCCCAGAACCACCACGCGACGCACCAGCACCACTCGGcgccgcaccaccagcagctccagcaccaccgccaccaccaccgccagtGCGGCCTAA